A genomic stretch from Streptomyces sp. QL37 includes:
- a CDS encoding inositol monophosphatase family protein — MTDPLLSELLELALEAARRAGALLRDGRPADLGVAATKSSPIDVVTEMDIRAEKLITGYLSEHRPADGFLGEEGASAEGTSGIRWVIDPLDGTVNYLYGLPTWSVSIAAERDGERVVGVVEAPMRRETFHAVLGGGAYGNGDALRCRPTAPFDQALVSTGFNYVTEVRTHQAAVAQQLIPRLRDIRRGGSAAVDLCDVAAGRLDGYYERGLHPWDVAAGDLIAREAGALTGGRPGRPADGDLTVAATPGVFEPLQALLEELGAWHD, encoded by the coding sequence GTGACCGACCCCCTCCTGTCCGAACTGCTCGAACTCGCCCTGGAGGCTGCCCGCCGGGCGGGCGCGCTCCTGCGCGACGGCCGCCCCGCCGACCTCGGGGTGGCCGCCACGAAGTCCAGCCCGATCGACGTCGTCACCGAGATGGACATCCGGGCGGAGAAGCTGATCACCGGCTACCTCTCCGAGCACCGCCCCGCCGACGGTTTCCTGGGCGAGGAGGGCGCCAGCGCCGAGGGCACCAGCGGCATCCGGTGGGTCATCGACCCGCTCGACGGCACGGTGAACTACCTCTACGGACTGCCGACCTGGTCCGTCTCCATCGCGGCCGAGCGTGACGGCGAACGGGTCGTCGGCGTCGTCGAGGCCCCCATGCGGCGAGAGACGTTCCACGCGGTGCTCGGCGGCGGCGCGTACGGGAACGGCGACGCGCTGCGCTGCCGCCCCACGGCCCCCTTCGACCAGGCCCTGGTGTCGACCGGCTTCAACTACGTCACCGAGGTCCGCACCCATCAGGCCGCCGTGGCCCAGCAGCTCATCCCGCGACTGCGTGATATCCGTCGCGGGGGATCCGCGGCCGTCGACCTGTGCGACGTCGCGGCCGGCCGGCTCGACGGCTACTACGAGCGCGGACTGCACCCGTGGGACGTCGCGGCGGGCGATCTCATCGCCCGGGAGGCGGGAGCCCTCACCGGGGGACGGCCCGGCAGGCCGGCCGACGGGGACCTGACGGTGGCGGCGACCCCCGGCGTCTTCGAGCCGCTGCAGGCACTCCTGGAAGAACTGGGCGCCTGGCACGACTGA
- a CDS encoding MFS transporter, producing MPSPYRAIFAAPGSLGFSAAGFLGRMPLAMMGIGVVTMVSQMTGRYGLAGALSATLAMAAAVMGPQVSRLVDRYGQRRVLRPVTLVAATAVAGLLVCAQQRLPDWTLFVFAAGAGCVPSMGSMVRARWAEIYRGSGRQLHTAYSWESIVDEVCFIFGPIVSIGLSTAWFPEAGPLIAGVFLVIGVLWLTAQRATEPRPHPKEHHTGGSALRAPGLQVLVTAFVATGAIFGAVDVVTVAFAEERGHKAAASLVLAVYALGSCLAGAVFGLVHLRGKPSTRWLVGVCAMAVSMIPLQLAGSLPFLAVALFVAGLAIAPTMVTTMALVEQHVPRAQLTEGMTWTSTGLAVGVALGSSAAGWVVDASGAGAGYAVPAVAGALAAAVAFLGYRRLAEPVPRGGRGEDDRHLRTDDEHVA from the coding sequence TTGCCCAGCCCTTACCGCGCCATATTCGCCGCCCCCGGGTCCCTGGGGTTCTCAGCGGCGGGATTCCTGGGCCGGATGCCGCTGGCCATGATGGGCATCGGCGTCGTGACGATGGTGTCCCAGATGACCGGCCGCTACGGGCTCGCCGGGGCGCTCTCCGCCACGCTCGCCATGGCTGCGGCCGTGATGGGCCCGCAGGTCTCCCGGCTGGTCGACCGGTACGGGCAGCGGCGTGTGCTGCGCCCGGTCACCCTGGTCGCGGCGACGGCCGTGGCGGGGCTCCTGGTCTGCGCCCAGCAGCGGCTGCCGGACTGGACCCTGTTCGTCTTCGCGGCCGGCGCGGGCTGCGTGCCCAGCATGGGCTCGATGGTCCGGGCCCGCTGGGCGGAGATCTACCGGGGCTCCGGCCGTCAGCTGCACACGGCGTACTCCTGGGAGTCGATCGTCGACGAGGTGTGCTTCATCTTCGGTCCCATCGTCTCCATCGGCCTGTCCACCGCGTGGTTCCCGGAGGCCGGCCCCCTGATCGCGGGTGTGTTCCTCGTGATCGGCGTCCTGTGGCTGACGGCCCAGCGGGCCACCGAGCCCAGGCCGCACCCGAAGGAGCACCACACGGGCGGCTCGGCCCTCCGCGCGCCCGGCCTCCAGGTCCTGGTGACGGCCTTCGTCGCCACCGGGGCGATCTTCGGGGCGGTCGACGTGGTGACCGTGGCCTTCGCCGAGGAGCGCGGTCACAAGGCGGCGGCCAGTCTCGTGCTCGCCGTCTACGCCCTGGGCTCCTGCCTCGCCGGCGCCGTCTTCGGCCTGGTGCACCTGCGGGGGAAGCCGTCCACCCGGTGGCTGGTGGGGGTGTGCGCGATGGCCGTGAGTATGATCCCCCTCCAACTGGCCGGGAGCCTGCCGTTCCTGGCCGTGGCGCTCTTTGTCGCGGGCCTCGCCATCGCACCGACGATGGTCACCACGATGGCCCTCGTCGAACAGCACGTACCGCGCGCCCAGCTGACCGAGGGCATGACCTGGACCAGCACCGGACTCGCCGTCGGAGTGGCGCTCGGCTCCTCCGCCGCAGGCTGGGTGGTCGACGCCTCCGGGGCCGGGGCAGGGTACGCGGTGCCCGCCGTGGCGGGAGCGCTCGCGGCCGCGGTGGCGTTCCTGGGGTATCGCCGGCTCGCGGAGCCGGTTCCTAGGGGAGGGCGCGGGGAAGATGACCGACACCTACGCACGGACGACGAACACGTGGCGTAA
- a CDS encoding ferrochelatase, with amino-acid sequence MSDLRDPAPYDALLLLSFGGPEGPDDVVPFLANVTRGRGIPEERLKEVGKHYFLFGGVSPINAQNRALLDALRKDFAEHGLELPVYWGNRNWAPYLTDTLREMITDGHRRIAVLATSAYASYSGCRQYRENLAESLSALEAEGLPVPRVDKLRHYFDHPGFVRPMVDGVLASLADLPEDVRAGAHLAFSTHSIPVSAADTSGPVETHGDGGSYVAEHLEVARLIAEAVREETGVDHPWQLVYQSRSGAPHIPWLEPDICDHLEALHGDGVPAVVMAPIGFVSDHMEVLYDLDTEATAKAAELGLPVRRSATVGADPRFAAAVRELVLERAAAEQGRPVTPCALGALGPSHDLCPVGCCPARVLKPAAAGADSPF; translated from the coding sequence ATGTCCGATCTGCGTGATCCCGCTCCCTACGACGCCCTGCTGCTGCTCTCCTTCGGGGGCCCCGAAGGACCCGACGACGTGGTCCCGTTCCTGGCGAACGTGACGCGCGGCCGGGGCATCCCCGAAGAACGGCTCAAGGAGGTCGGCAAGCACTATTTCCTCTTCGGCGGCGTGAGCCCGATCAACGCCCAGAACAGGGCGCTGCTGGACGCACTGCGCAAGGACTTCGCGGAACACGGCCTCGAGCTCCCTGTGTACTGGGGCAACCGCAACTGGGCTCCGTACCTCACCGACACCCTGCGGGAGATGATCACCGACGGCCACCGCCGGATCGCCGTGCTCGCCACCAGCGCCTACGCCTCGTACTCCGGCTGCCGTCAGTACCGCGAGAATCTGGCCGAGTCGCTGTCCGCGCTGGAGGCCGAAGGGCTTCCGGTGCCCCGGGTGGACAAGCTCCGGCACTACTTCGACCACCCCGGGTTCGTGCGGCCCATGGTGGACGGCGTGCTGGCGTCGCTGGCCGACCTCCCCGAGGACGTCAGGGCGGGGGCGCACCTCGCGTTCAGCACCCACTCCATCCCGGTGTCGGCGGCCGACACCTCCGGGCCGGTGGAGACCCACGGCGACGGCGGCTCCTACGTGGCCGAGCACCTGGAAGTCGCCCGGCTGATCGCCGAGGCCGTGCGCGAGGAGACCGGCGTCGACCACCCGTGGCAGCTCGTCTACCAGTCACGCAGCGGCGCCCCGCACATCCCGTGGCTGGAGCCCGACATCTGCGACCACCTGGAGGCGCTCCACGGAGACGGTGTCCCCGCGGTCGTCATGGCCCCCATCGGCTTCGTGTCGGACCACATGGAAGTGCTGTACGACCTCGACACGGAGGCCACCGCGAAGGCCGCAGAGCTGGGACTGCCCGTGCGCCGCTCCGCGACGGTGGGGGCGGACCCCAGGTTCGCAGCCGCCGTGCGTGAGCTCGTCCTGGAGCGCGCCGCCGCCGAGCAGGGCCGCCCAGTCACGCCGTGCGCCCTGGGGGCCCTCGGGCCCTCCCACGACCTCTGTCCGGTCGGCTGCTGCCCGGCCAGGGTCCTCAAGCCGGCCGCGGCGGGCGCCGACAGTCCGTTCTAG